The Ensifer adhaerens genome contains a region encoding:
- a CDS encoding NADP-dependent isocitrate dehydrogenase has translation MAKIKVANPVVELDGDEMTRIIWQFIKDKLIHPYLDVDLEYYDLSVENRDATEDQVTIDAANAIKKHGVGVKCATITPDEARVEEFKLKKMWKSPNGTIRNILGGVIFREPIICKNVPRLVPGWTKPIIVGRHAFGDQYRATDFKFPGKGKLTMKFVGEDGKEIEYDVFDAPSAGVAMGMYNLDDSITEFARASFNYGIQRKVPVYLSTKNTILKVYDGRFKDIFQQVFDAEFAEKFKELKIWYEHRLIDDMVASALKWSGGYVWACKNYDGDVQSDIVAQGFGSLGLMTSVLMTPDGKTVEAEAAHGTVTRHYRQHQKGEETSTNSIASIFAWTRGLAHRAKLDGNAELAKFSETLEKVCVDTVEAGFMTKDLALLIGPDQPWLSTTGFLDKIDENLQKAMAA, from the coding sequence ATGGCAAAGATCAAGGTCGCCAATCCGGTCGTCGAACTCGACGGCGATGAGATGACCCGCATCATCTGGCAGTTCATCAAGGACAAGCTGATCCATCCCTACCTCGACGTCGATCTGGAATATTACGACCTCAGCGTCGAAAACCGCGATGCTACTGAAGACCAGGTAACGATCGACGCCGCCAACGCGATCAAGAAGCACGGCGTCGGCGTCAAGTGCGCCACGATCACGCCGGATGAAGCCCGCGTCGAGGAGTTCAAGCTGAAGAAGATGTGGAAGTCGCCGAACGGCACGATCCGCAACATCCTCGGCGGCGTCATCTTCCGCGAGCCGATCATCTGCAAGAACGTTCCGCGCCTGGTTCCGGGCTGGACCAAGCCGATCATCGTCGGCCGTCACGCCTTCGGCGACCAGTACCGCGCCACCGACTTCAAGTTCCCGGGCAAGGGCAAGCTGACGATGAAGTTCGTCGGTGAAGACGGCAAGGAAATCGAATACGACGTTTTCGACGCACCGTCGGCCGGCGTTGCCATGGGTATGTACAACCTGGACGATTCGATCACCGAATTCGCGCGCGCGTCGTTCAACTACGGTATCCAGCGCAAGGTTCCGGTGTACCTGTCGACCAAGAACACCATCCTCAAGGTCTATGACGGTCGCTTCAAGGACATCTTCCAGCAGGTGTTCGACGCCGAATTCGCCGAGAAGTTCAAGGAACTGAAGATCTGGTACGAACACCGCCTGATCGACGACATGGTCGCTTCGGCCCTGAAGTGGTCCGGCGGCTACGTCTGGGCGTGCAAGAACTACGACGGCGACGTGCAGTCGGACATCGTCGCCCAGGGCTTCGGCTCGCTCGGCCTGATGACTTCGGTTCTGATGACGCCGGATGGCAAGACGGTCGAAGCCGAAGCCGCGCACGGCACGGTTACCCGCCACTACCGCCAGCACCAGAAGGGCGAAGAAACCTCGACCAACTCGATCGCCTCGATCTTTGCCTGGACCCGTGGTCTCGCTCATCGCGCCAAGCTCGACGGCAACGCCGAACTCGCAAAGTTCTCCGAAACGCTTGAGAAGGTCTGCGTCGACACCGTCGAAGCCGGCTTCATGACCAAGGACCTGGCGCTCCTCATCGGTCCCGATCAGCCGTGGCTCTCGACCACCGGCTTCCTCGACAAGATCGACGAGAACCTGCAGAAGGCCATGGCTGCCTGA
- a CDS encoding carbon-nitrogen hydrolase family protein translates to MTENRNFKRRVRARAAKTGESYTTALMHLRQASAEDLVAQPRLLRLAVAQSGYFDDPRDAAALHHAGEGIRHLMREAHRAGARVLHFPEGATCFPNKRIMSTIGPREIGPSDWRRFEWTVLRKELDAIRTLARDLGLWTVLGSVHKLTEPHRPHNSLYVISDKGAVATRYDERMLSNTKVSFMYTPGTIPLTFEVDGVRFGCALGIECHFPEIFGEYEQLNVDCVLFSTSGGALANDIAFAAEVQGHASINRYWASFAVLAQPGLTAPSGIVSPDGQWAVRCSGDGPSIVVADIGRDPVDPARPWRRSARGGIYDPHIVSDDPRSSSRDMF, encoded by the coding sequence ATGACTGAAAACCGAAATTTCAAACGGCGTGTTCGCGCCCGTGCCGCCAAGACCGGCGAATCCTATACAACTGCACTCATGCATCTTCGCCAGGCTTCGGCGGAAGACTTGGTGGCGCAACCAAGATTGCTGCGCCTGGCCGTGGCGCAATCCGGCTATTTCGACGATCCCCGCGATGCGGCGGCACTTCACCATGCCGGCGAAGGGATCCGACACCTGATGCGGGAGGCGCATCGGGCCGGCGCGCGGGTGCTGCATTTCCCCGAGGGCGCGACGTGCTTTCCGAACAAGCGCATCATGTCGACGATCGGTCCGCGCGAAATAGGCCCGTCCGATTGGCGCCGTTTCGAGTGGACGGTTCTGCGCAAAGAGCTTGATGCCATACGGACGTTGGCGCGGGACCTCGGGCTATGGACGGTCCTTGGATCCGTTCACAAGCTCACCGAACCGCATCGCCCGCACAACAGCCTCTATGTGATCTCGGATAAGGGGGCGGTCGCGACACGCTACGATGAGCGCATGCTGTCGAACACCAAGGTCTCGTTCATGTACACGCCCGGAACGATCCCTTTGACGTTCGAGGTCGACGGCGTCCGCTTCGGCTGCGCGCTCGGCATCGAGTGCCACTTTCCCGAGATTTTCGGCGAATACGAACAGCTGAACGTCGATTGCGTGCTGTTTTCGACCTCCGGCGGCGCTCTGGCGAACGACATTGCCTTTGCCGCCGAGGTGCAGGGGCATGCTTCGATCAATCGCTATTGGGCGAGTTTTGCGGTTCTCGCGCAGCCCGGCCTGACGGCTCCTTCAGGGATTGTTTCGCCCGACGGGCAATGGGCGGTCCGATGCAGCGGGGATGGACCATCGATCGTCGTGGCGGATATCGGCAGGGACCCCGTCGATCCGGCCCGGCCATGGCGCCGGAGCGCGAGAGGCGGGATCTACGACCCACATATCGTCAGCGACGATCCGCGCAGCAGCAGCCGCGACATGTTCTAG
- a CDS encoding AraC family transcriptional regulator — translation MEERVAWATYERRLHRVSDYIYGHLDGDLDLDRLSEIACLSPHHWHRIYRAVHRETLAGTVKRLRLQRAAADLAQTDLPVETIAQRSGYPNLQSFNRTFKAAYGLPPARYRKEGSHVAFETASTEGIPDMYEVTLKDVEAFDLVGVAHTGSYMEIGKAFETLYGTLFSRQLFRPDMEMIGIYLDDPELVPAEKLRSFACVSARGPMPAEAPLTPQHLDGGRYAVLRHKGPYADMPKAYHWLYGTWLPQSGRDIRDSLMFEKYLNNPREVAPTELLSEIYLPLK, via the coding sequence ATGGAAGAGCGGGTAGCGTGGGCGACCTATGAACGGCGTCTGCACCGGGTCAGCGACTATATCTACGGTCATCTCGACGGCGATCTCGACCTTGATCGCCTTTCCGAGATTGCCTGTCTGTCGCCGCACCATTGGCACCGGATCTACCGGGCCGTTCACCGCGAGACGCTGGCAGGAACGGTGAAGCGGCTGCGGCTGCAGCGGGCAGCGGCCGATCTCGCCCAGACCGATCTTCCTGTCGAAACGATCGCGCAGCGCTCTGGCTATCCCAATCTGCAATCCTTCAACCGCACCTTCAAGGCCGCCTATGGGCTGCCGCCGGCGCGATACCGCAAGGAAGGGAGCCATGTCGCCTTTGAAACCGCTTCAACGGAAGGAATTCCAGACATGTATGAAGTCACCCTGAAGGACGTCGAAGCCTTCGACCTCGTCGGCGTCGCCCACACCGGCTCCTATATGGAGATCGGCAAGGCGTTCGAGACGCTCTATGGCACCCTCTTTTCACGGCAATTGTTCCGGCCGGACATGGAGATGATCGGCATCTACCTCGACGATCCGGAACTGGTGCCGGCGGAAAAACTGCGCTCCTTTGCCTGCGTCAGCGCGCGCGGACCGATGCCGGCGGAGGCGCCGTTGACCCCGCAGCATCTCGACGGCGGCCGCTATGCGGTGCTTCGCCACAAAGGCCCTTACGCGGATATGCCGAAGGCCTACCATTGGCTCTACGGCACATGGCTGCCGCAGTCCGGCCGCGATATCCGCGACAGCCTGATGTTCGAGAAATATCTCAACAATCCCCGCGAAGTTGCGCCGACCGAACTCTTGAGCGAGATCTATCTGCCTTTGAAGTGA
- the alaS gene encoding alanine--tRNA ligase, which produces MSGVNEIRSTFLDYFRRNGHEVVSSSPLVPRNDPTLMFTNAGMVQFKNVFTGLEQRPYSTAVTAQKCVRAGGKHNDLDNVGYTARHHTFFEMLGNFSFGDYFKENAIELAWNLITKEYGLDAKRLLVTVYHTDDEAFDLWKKIAGFSDDRIIRIPTSDNFWAMGDTGPCGPCSEIFYDHGDHIWGGPPGSADEDGDRFIEIWNLVFMQYEQITKEERVNLPRPSIDTGMGLERLAAVLQGEHDNYDIDLFRALIAASEEATGVKAEGDRRASHRVIADHLRSSAFLIADGVLPSNEGRGYVLRRIMRRAMRHAQLLGAQDPLMWKLLPALVGQMGRAYPELVRAEALISETLKLEETRFRKTLERGLNLLSDASADLSEGDQFNGETAFKLYDTYGFPLDLTQDALRAKGITVDTDAFSVAMERQKAEARANWAGSGEAATETIWFELKEKHGATDFLGYDTETAEGVIQAIVRDGAVVATAAKGDTVQVVLNQTPFYGESGGQMGDTGTITTESGKLTVTDTQKRGEGLFVHFATVAEGTVKTGDAAQLDVDHARRSRLRANHSATHLLHEALREVLGTHVAQKGSLVAPERLRFDVSHPKPMTAEELKVVEEMANEIIVQNTPVTTRLMSVDDAIAEGAMALFGEKYGDEVRVVSMGRGIHGSKANRAYSVELCGGTHVSATGDIGLVRVVSESAVGAGVRRLEALTGEAARAYLNEQDERVKTLANTLKVQPGDVLGRVEALLDERRKLERELTEAKKKLALGGGGEAGSADAAREIAGVRFLGKVVSGVEPKDLKSLADDGKKSLGSGVVAFVGVSGDGKASAVVAVTDDLTSKLSAVDLVRVASAALGGKGGGGRPDMAQAGGPDGDKAAEAIEAVAVALAG; this is translated from the coding sequence ATGAGCGGCGTGAATGAAATCCGGTCGACCTTTCTCGACTATTTCCGCAGGAACGGTCACGAGGTCGTGTCGTCGAGCCCGTTGGTGCCGCGCAACGACCCGACATTGATGTTCACCAATGCCGGCATGGTGCAGTTCAAGAACGTCTTCACCGGCCTGGAGCAGCGTCCCTATTCGACGGCCGTTACGGCGCAGAAGTGCGTTCGCGCCGGCGGCAAGCACAACGACCTCGACAATGTCGGCTACACCGCGCGTCACCACACCTTCTTCGAAATGCTCGGCAACTTCTCCTTCGGCGATTACTTCAAGGAGAACGCGATCGAGCTCGCCTGGAACCTGATCACCAAGGAGTATGGCCTCGACGCCAAGCGCCTGCTGGTCACGGTTTACCACACCGACGACGAGGCCTTCGATCTCTGGAAGAAGATCGCCGGTTTCTCCGACGACCGCATCATCCGCATCCCGACCAGTGACAACTTCTGGGCCATGGGAGATACCGGCCCCTGCGGCCCGTGCTCGGAAATCTTCTACGACCACGGCGACCATATCTGGGGCGGACCTCCGGGCTCGGCCGACGAAGACGGCGACCGCTTCATCGAGATCTGGAACCTCGTCTTCATGCAGTACGAGCAGATCACCAAGGAAGAGCGGGTCAACCTGCCGCGTCCGTCGATCGATACCGGCATGGGCCTCGAGCGTCTCGCAGCCGTCCTCCAGGGCGAACACGACAACTACGACATCGACCTCTTCCGCGCGCTGATCGCGGCTTCGGAAGAAGCGACCGGCGTCAAGGCTGAGGGCGACCGTCGCGCCAGCCATCGCGTCATTGCCGACCACCTGCGTTCGTCCGCCTTCCTGATCGCCGACGGCGTGCTGCCGTCGAACGAAGGCCGCGGCTACGTGCTTCGCCGCATCATGCGTCGTGCGATGCGTCACGCCCAGCTGCTCGGCGCCCAGGATCCGTTGATGTGGAAGCTCTTGCCGGCACTCGTCGGCCAGATGGGCCGCGCCTATCCGGAACTGGTGCGCGCCGAAGCGCTGATCTCCGAGACGCTGAAGCTTGAGGAAACCCGTTTCCGCAAGACGCTGGAGCGCGGTCTCAATCTGCTGTCCGACGCATCTGCCGATCTGTCTGAAGGCGACCAGTTCAACGGTGAAACCGCCTTCAAGCTCTACGACACCTACGGCTTCCCGCTCGACCTGACCCAGGACGCGCTGCGCGCCAAGGGCATCACCGTCGATACCGACGCCTTCTCGGTTGCCATGGAGCGCCAGAAGGCCGAAGCCCGCGCCAACTGGGCCGGTTCCGGTGAAGCTGCGACCGAAACCATCTGGTTCGAGCTCAAGGAAAAGCACGGCGCGACCGATTTCCTCGGCTATGACACCGAGACCGCCGAGGGCGTGATCCAGGCGATCGTGCGCGATGGCGCTGTCGTAGCAACCGCCGCCAAGGGCGACACCGTCCAGGTGGTGCTCAACCAGACGCCGTTCTACGGCGAATCGGGCGGCCAGATGGGCGATACCGGCACGATCACGACGGAAAGCGGCAAGCTCACCGTCACCGACACGCAGAAGCGCGGCGAGGGGCTCTTCGTCCACTTCGCGACCGTGGCCGAAGGCACGGTCAAGACCGGCGACGCCGCCCAGCTCGACGTCGATCACGCCCGCCGCTCGCGCCTGCGCGCCAACCATTCGGCAACGCACCTCCTGCATGAGGCGCTTCGCGAAGTGCTCGGCACCCACGTGGCCCAGAAGGGCTCTCTGGTAGCGCCGGAACGCCTGCGCTTCGACGTTTCTCATCCGAAGCCGATGACGGCCGAGGAGCTGAAGGTCGTTGAAGAGATGGCCAACGAGATCATCGTCCAGAACACGCCGGTGACCACGCGTCTGATGAGCGTCGATGATGCGATTGCCGAAGGTGCGATGGCGCTCTTCGGCGAGAAGTACGGCGACGAGGTTCGCGTCGTCTCGATGGGCCGCGGCATCCACGGCTCCAAGGCCAACCGCGCTTACTCCGTCGAACTCTGCGGCGGCACGCACGTGTCTGCCACCGGTGACATCGGCCTGGTGCGCGTCGTCTCGGAAAGCGCCGTCGGCGCCGGCGTTCGTCGCCTCGAGGCGCTGACCGGTGAAGCGGCACGCGCTTATCTGAACGAGCAGGACGAGCGCGTGAAGACGCTCGCCAACACGCTGAAGGTTCAGCCGGGCGACGTGCTCGGCCGCGTCGAGGCGCTGCTCGACGAGCGCCGCAAGCTGGAACGCGAGCTGACTGAGGCCAAGAAGAAGCTGGCACTCGGTGGTGGCGGCGAAGCGGGTTCGGCCGATGCCGCCCGCGAAATCGCCGGCGTTCGCTTCCTCGGCAAGGTCGTTTCGGGCGTCGAGCCCAAGGATCTGAAGAGCCTGGCCGATGACGGCAAGAAGAGCCTCGGCTCCGGCGTCGTTGCCTTCGTCGGCGTTTCCGGCGATGGCAAGGCAAGCGCGGTCGTTGCCGTGACCGACGACTTGACCTCGAAGCTCAGCGCCGTTGACCTCGTTCGCGTCGCATCCGCCGCTCTCGGCGGAAAGGGCGGCGGCGGCCGTCCCGACATGGCCCAGGCCGGCGGTCCGGATGGCGACAAGGCGGCCGAAGCGATCGAAGCGGTGGCCGTCGCACTCGCCGGCTGA
- the recA gene encoding recombinase RecA: MAQNSLRLVEDKSVDKSKALEAALSQIERSFGKGSIMKLGGKDSIIEIETVSTGSLSLDIALGIGGLPKGRIVEIYGPESSGKTTLALQTVAEAQKKGGICAFVDAEHALDPVYARKLGVDLENLLISQPDTGEQALEITDTLVRSGAIDVLVVDSVAALVPRAEIEGEMGDSLPGMQARLMSQALRKLTASISKSNCMVIFINQIRMKIGVMFGSPETTTGGNALKFYASVRLDIRRIGSVKEREEVVGNQTRVKVVKNKMAPPFKQVEFDIMYGEGVSKTGELVDLGVKAGIVEKSGAWFSYNSQRLGQGRENAKTFLRDNPDLAREIETALRQNAGLIADRFLENGGPEADDGDEPPET; encoded by the coding sequence ATGGCACAAAACTCTTTGCGGCTCGTAGAGGACAAATCGGTGGATAAAAGCAAGGCACTTGAAGCGGCACTTTCCCAGATCGAACGTTCGTTCGGTAAGGGATCGATCATGAAGCTCGGTGGGAAGGACAGCATCATTGAGATCGAGACGGTTTCGACCGGCTCTCTCAGCCTCGACATCGCGCTCGGCATTGGCGGCCTGCCGAAGGGCCGCATCGTTGAAATTTACGGCCCGGAAAGCTCGGGTAAGACGACGCTGGCGCTGCAGACCGTCGCCGAAGCACAGAAGAAGGGCGGCATCTGCGCCTTCGTCGATGCTGAACACGCGCTTGACCCGGTTTATGCCCGCAAGCTCGGCGTCGATCTCGAAAACCTCTTGATCTCGCAGCCCGACACCGGCGAGCAGGCTCTGGAAATCACCGACACACTGGTGCGCTCCGGCGCGATCGACGTTCTCGTCGTCGACTCGGTTGCCGCACTTGTGCCGCGCGCCGAAATCGAAGGCGAAATGGGCGACAGCCTGCCGGGCATGCAGGCCCGCCTGATGAGCCAGGCGCTGCGCAAGCTGACGGCGTCGATCTCCAAGTCGAACTGCATGGTCATCTTCATCAACCAGATCCGCATGAAGATCGGCGTCATGTTCGGTTCGCCGGAAACCACCACCGGCGGCAACGCGCTGAAGTTCTACGCCTCGGTTCGCCTCGACATCCGCCGCATCGGCTCGGTCAAGGAGCGCGAAGAGGTCGTCGGCAACCAGACCCGCGTCAAGGTCGTCAAGAACAAGATGGCGCCTCCCTTCAAGCAGGTCGAATTCGACATCATGTATGGCGAGGGCGTATCGAAGACCGGCGAACTGGTCGACCTCGGCGTCAAGGCCGGCATCGTCGAAAAGTCTGGCGCCTGGTTCTCCTACAACAGCCAGCGTCTCGGCCAGGGCCGCGAGAACGCCAAGACGTTCCTGCGCGACAATCCGGATCTCGCGCGCGAAATCGAGACGGCGCTGCGCCAGAACGCCGGCCTGATCGCTGATCGGTTCCTCGAGAATGGCGGTCCGGAAGCGGACGACGGTGACGAGCCGCCGGAAACATAA
- a CDS encoding carbohydrate kinase family protein gives MTQADIAVFGGAHIDRRGRISGTTAPGSSNPGSWFEEAGGGGFNAARNLARLGHSVRMISTRGGDAAGEMVTAAAAAAGVIDSPLTFLDRQTPSYTAILENDGNLVIALADMELYRLFSPRQLQRRALREVIAASKLVLTDANLPEETIAALAQSAAGNGRLVAGIAVSPAKVIRYRPCLSHLSFLFMNESEARALAGKEAAEAEEWPALLRGLGINGGVVTRGGRTVVAFEGDSACVVVPPALPALADVTGAGDALASGFLSARLAGRDIADCLRHGIAAAGLTLRSPLAASEEMSAANLEQALALVPAPQMLS, from the coding sequence ATGACGCAAGCTGACATCGCCGTTTTCGGTGGCGCGCATATCGACAGGCGCGGCCGTATATCGGGAACGACAGCGCCCGGATCGAGCAATCCGGGAAGCTGGTTCGAAGAAGCGGGCGGCGGTGGTTTCAATGCCGCGCGCAACCTGGCGCGGCTTGGCCACAGCGTGCGCATGATCAGCACCCGCGGCGGTGATGCGGCCGGCGAGATGGTGACCGCAGCCGCGGCCGCCGCTGGCGTCATCGACAGTCCCCTCACCTTTCTTGATCGCCAGACGCCGAGCTATACGGCGATCCTCGAAAACGACGGCAATCTGGTGATTGCGCTTGCCGACATGGAGCTCTACCGGCTGTTCTCGCCACGGCAGTTGCAGCGGCGGGCGCTCCGCGAGGTCATCGCCGCGAGCAAGCTGGTGCTGACCGATGCCAACCTGCCGGAAGAAACGATCGCCGCACTTGCCCAGTCGGCTGCCGGCAACGGCCGCCTCGTCGCCGGCATCGCTGTTTCGCCGGCCAAGGTCATCCGCTATCGGCCGTGCCTCTCGCATCTCTCGTTCCTGTTCATGAACGAATCCGAGGCGCGGGCGCTGGCCGGCAAGGAGGCGGCCGAGGCGGAAGAATGGCCGGCCCTGTTGCGCGGTCTGGGCATCAACGGAGGCGTCGTGACCCGGGGCGGCCGTACGGTCGTTGCCTTCGAGGGCGACAGCGCCTGTGTCGTCGTGCCGCCGGCCCTGCCCGCCCTTGCCGACGTCACCGGCGCTGGCGACGCGCTCGCCTCCGGCTTCCTTTCCGCCCGCCTTGCCGGCCGCGATATCGCCGATTGCCTGCGGCACGGCATCGCAGCCGCCGGTTTGACGTTGCGTTCTCCCTTGGCCGCATCCGAAGAGATGTCCGCGGCCAATCTCGAACAGGCGCTGGCCCTTGTGCCCGCGCCCCAAATGCTGTCATGA